The segment CCTGCTCGCGCGAGCCGACCGCCCACAGCCCGTCGAACAGCGCGCAGGTCTGCTTCACCTCGATGAAGGCGCGCCCGAACTCGCGATGGTCGGAGCCAGACACGGTGCCGCCGAGCTGGTGGCACATCGTCTGCTGGCCGTAGCAGATGCCCAGGACCGGAACGCCCAGCGTGAAGACCACCTCCGGCGCGCGCGGGCCGTTCTCTTCGGTGACGGAGGCCGGGCTGCCCGACAGGATGATCGCCTTCGGCGCGTAGTCGCGAATCCGCTCCTCGCTCATGCTGAACGGATGGATTTCGCAATAGACGCCGGCTTCACGGACGCGGCGGGCGATGAGCTGGGTCACCTGCGACCCGAAATCGAGGATGAGAACGCGCTCGGCGGACATGGACGACAACCTGATGCGGGGGGACAAGCCCCTGACTACCGCATTTCGGGGCCCGTGGACAAGCGTGCAAGCGGCGCGAGGTCGCGCCAGCCATAGGCGATCTCCACCAGTTCCTTCCCGGCGAAGCGGATCGGCCGCTCCGCCACGCGGACACCGCCCAACCGCTCGTAGAACCAACGCGCCGGGTTGTCGCGCAGACACCAGACCACGGCGGTGTGCTTGCCGCCCTCCTGGAGCCGCTCGGCCATGGTCGCCATCAAGCGGCGGCCCAGCCCCTGCCCCTGCGCCTCGTCCAGCAGGTAGAGGGCGTAAAACTCGCCCTCGTACCCTTCCACGGGAATGCGGCGCCCGCCGTAGGTGGCGAATCCCACCACCGAGTCCGCAGCGTCCACCGCGACCAGGGCGCCCTGCCCCGGCCCGTGCGCCTGGACGGCGTTGTGCCAGCGCATCGCCGCGGCGGCTTCCGACAGGTTGACGAGATAGGTGTCGGGGACGAGGCCCGGATAGGTGGATTGCCACGTGGCGACATGGACCTTGGCGATGCCCACCGCGTCCGACGGGCGCGCGTCGCGAATCACCAGCGCTTCATCCATGGGACACCTCCGGACCCGTTGCCCACCCCAGTGACAACTGGGAGCCGGGCCGGAGCATGTCCAGTCAGCCGAAAGGGCCGGGCGGTGCGACGGAAGGCTGTCGCACCGCAGACCTTCGGGTTACTGGGCCGGGAGCGCCGGAACGCCCGCCTGCCACTGGTCCCAGTGGGACACGATGTGGTCGGTCATGCGCGCACCGACCAGCGCCACGTTCTCCACCGTCTCGGCGAAGCCGCCGGCGGTCTCGCCCGGCTTCGGGTCGAGATGCTCCAGCGTGGTCTCCTTCGGGTTGCCCTGGTCGAAGTTGACCGCGCCGCGCAGGCTCATCACCCGGTCGGAGCCCAAGGTGCGCTTGATGACCAGCGTGATCGCCGCGGCCTCCATCTCGGTGATGACGTAATCGTCGGCGCCGTAGAGCTTGGCGATGTACTGCGCCTGCTCGGACATGCCGGGGCCGTGG is part of the Azospirillum baldaniorum genome and harbors:
- a CDS encoding GNAT family N-acetyltransferase; the protein is MDEALVIRDARPSDAVGIAKVHVATWQSTYPGLVPDTYLVNLSEAAAAMRWHNAVQAHGPGQGALVAVDAADSVVGFATYGGRRIPVEGYEGEFYALYLLDEAQGQGLGRRLMATMAERLQEGGKHTAVVWCLRDNPARWFYERLGGVRVAERPIRFAGKELVEIAYGWRDLAPLARLSTGPEMR